Sequence from the Cellulomonas fimi ATCC 484 genome:
GGCCGAGCTCGTCGACGTGCCGGTCGAGCGACCAGCCGGCGACCTGCACGACCTTGCGGACCAGCGAGTACCCGTTCGAGTGCAGCCCGCTCGACGCGAGCGCGACCAGCACGTCGCCCGCGCGCACACGCTCCGGGCCGAGCAGCTCGTCGGCCTCCACGACACCCGTCGCCGCGCCGGCGACGTCGTACTCGTCCGGGCCGAGCAGCCCGGGGTGCTCGGCGGTCTCGCCGCCGACGAGGGCCGTGCCCGCGACCGAGCACGCGGCCGCGATGCCGCGGACCACGTCGGCGATGCGCTCGGGCACGACGCGGCCGCACGCGATGTAGTCCGTCATGAACAGGGGCTTCGCGCCGACGACCACGATGTCGTCGACGACCATGCCGACGAGGTCGAAGCCGATGGTGTCGTGCACGTCGAGCGCCTGCGCGATCGCGACCTTGGTGCCGACGCCGTCGGTGGACGTCGCGAGCAGCGGCCGGCGGTAGCGGGTCAGCGCGGACGCGTCGTACAGCCCGGCGAAGCCGCCGACGCCGCCGAGCACCTGGGGCCCGTGGGTCGCGCGCACGGCGTCCTTCATCAGCTCGACGGCCTTGTCGCCCGCCTCGGTGTCGACGCCGGCTGCGGCGTAGGTGACCTGCTGCTCGCTCACGGGTGCTCCAGCGCGCTCGCGCCACCGGTCGACGGGACGATCGTCAGCAGGCCGTCCTCGGGCGGGCCGAGCGGCAGCTCGTTCTGCTCGAGGAGGTGCTTGCCGAGGCGGTCGGTGGGCGGCAGCTCGATCGGGTACCGCCCGCTGAAGCAGGCCGTGCACAGCTGCGAGGCGGGCTGCTCGGTCGCCTCGACCATGCCCTCCTCGGAGATGTAGCCGAGCGAGTCGGCGCCCAGGGAGGCCGCGATCTCCTCGGGCCCGAGGCCGTTCGCGATGAGCTCGGCGCGGCTCGCGAAGTCGATCCCGTAGAAGCACGGCCACTTCACGGGCGGGGAGCTGATCCGGATGTGCACCTCGGCGGCTCCCGCCTCCCGCAGCATCCGCACGAGCGCACGCTGGGTGTTGCCGCGCACGATCGAGTCGTCCACGACGACGAGCCGCTTGCCGCGGATGACGTCGCGCAGCGGGTTGAGCTTGAGCCGGATGCCGAGCTGGCGCAGCGTCTGCGACGGCTGGATGAACGTGCGACCCACGTAGGCGTTCTTCGTCAGGCCCTGGCCGAACGGGATGCCGGACTCGGTGGCGAAGCCGACCGCCGCGGGCGTGCCCGACTCGGGCACCGGGATGACGAGGTCCGCCTCGACGGGGTGCTCGACCGCGAGCCGGCGGCCCATGGCGACACGCGCCGCGTGCACGGAGCGGCCGGCGATCGTCGTGTCGGGGCGGGCGAGGTAGACGTACTCGAACACGCAGCCGGCGCGGTCGACCGGGGCGAACCGCGTCGAGCGCAGGCCGTCGGCGTCGATCGCGAGGAACTCACCGGGCTCGACCTCGCGGACGAACGACGCGCCCACGATGTCGAGCGCGGGCGTCTCCGAGGCGACGACCCAGCCGCGCTCGAGCCGGCCGAGGACGAGCGGGCGCACGCCCTGCGGGTCGCGCGCGGCGTAGAGCGTGTGCTCGTCCATGAACACGAGGCTGAACGCGCCGCGCAGCCGGGGCAGGACCTCGAGCGCCGTGGCCTCGAGCGTGTGGTCCGGGTCCCCCGCGAGGAGCGCCGTGACGAGCGCGGTGTCCGTGGTGTTGCCGCGGGCGAGCTCGCCGCGACGCTGGCTGCCGTAGCGCTCGGCGACGAGGTCGACGAGCTCGGCGGAGTTGGTGAGGTTGCCGTTATGGCCGAGGGCCACGGTGCCGGCGGCCGTCGGGCCGAGCGTCGGCTGGGCGTTCTCCCACGTGCTGCCACCCGTCGTCGAGTAGCGCGCGTGCCCGATCGCGATGTGCCCCTGCAGGGCGTTGAGCGCGGTCTCGTCGAAGACCTGGGACACGAGACCCATGTCCTTGTAGACGAGGAGCTGCTGGCCGTTCGACGTCGCGATCCCGGCGGACTCCTGCCCGCGGTGCTGCAACGCGTAGAGGCCGAAGTAGGTGAGCTTGGCGACCTCCTCGCCGGGTGCCCAGACACCGAAGACGCCGCAGGCGTCCTGCGGGCCTTTCTCGTTCGGGAGGAGGTCGTGGTTCAGTCGTCCGTCTGCGCGGGGGGCCACGGGCCTATGGTCGCACACGGCCCCCACGCGTCCAGGGCCGCGCCCGGACCCCGGGACGACCTCGGCGGACGCTCCTCGCGGGCGCCGGCGTCAGCGGCGCCGACGCGCGTACGGGTCCTTGCTGCGGCGGTCCGCGAGGACGGCGAGCGCACCGCCGACGAACCCGCCGAGCACCGCGAGGCCCACCGCGGTGACCGTCCGCACGGCCCCCTCGCCGTCGAGGAAGCCGATGAACCCGCTGCCGTCCGCGACCCACGCGACGGGCGGCCGGACCACCGCGACGAGGACGAGCCCGAGGACGAACCCGACGATCGCGCCCGCACCGATGAACACGCTGAACTTGGGTGCGCGGCGCACGCGTGCCGGCCGCGCGGTCGCGAGCAGCTCGTCCTCGGAGGGCACGGGCGGCTCGGCGCCGGGCTGCGGCTCCTGCGGGGCGGGCGTGGTCGACGACACCCCGCGATCGTAGGTCAGCGGCTCGCGGGGCGGCGGCGCGGGCCGGGGCACGCGGGCGTGCGGCTGCTCACAGCGGCGCTCGCGCGGGCGTCACAGCCGGGGTCGGGCGGCCTGGAGCGGGAGCCACGCCGACAGGTCGGCCCGCTCCCCCGACGCGCGCACGTTCCCGGCCGCCACGGCCTCGTGCCAGGTCAGGGCGCCCGTGACGAGGGCGAGCCACGTCTGCGGGTCGGTCTCGACGACGTTCGGCGGCGTGCCCCGGGTGTGCCGCGGGCCCTGCACGGCCTGCACGGCGCCGTCCGGCGGGACGCGCACCTCGACCGCGTTGCCGGGGGCCACGTCGGCGAGCTCCTCGAGCGTGAACCGGACCGCGGTCCGCCGCGCCGGGGTCGGCACGCCTGCGGGGTCGGCGCGCCACACGTCGAGCGCGGCGCGTCCGTCGTCGGGTGCGGTCCGTCGTCTGCCTGCCACCGCCCCATTGTCCCCGCCGCCCCGACGTCCGGGCGCCCGCGGCCGGACGCGGACGAGCCCGCGGACGCACGTGCGCGTCCGCGGGCTCGTCGTGGGCGAGGTCTCAGCTCACCACCTGGCGTTGCGCGCCATCTCCAGGGCGATCTCCTGCCAC
This genomic interval carries:
- the purM gene encoding phosphoribosylformylglycinamidine cyclo-ligase, coding for MSEQQVTYAAAGVDTEAGDKAVELMKDAVRATHGPQVLGGVGGFAGLYDASALTRYRRPLLATSTDGVGTKVAIAQALDVHDTIGFDLVGMVVDDIVVVGAKPLFMTDYIACGRVVPERIADVVRGIAAACSVAGTALVGGETAEHPGLLGPDEYDVAGAATGVVEADELLGPERVRAGDVLVALASSGLHSNGYSLVRKVVQVAGWSLDRHVDELGRTLGEELLEPTRVYASDCLALVERAGVAGVHAFSHVTGGGLAANVARVLPQGLVADVDRGGWQLPPVFSLVQRLGGVPWHDLEGTLNLGVGMVAIVAADAVDGVLAHAGELGLPAWELGAVRDADPAHDVPGTPDLVAGTKGVDGGAVRLTGTYRA
- the purF gene encoding amidophosphoribosyltransferase, coding for MAPRADGRLNHDLLPNEKGPQDACGVFGVWAPGEEVAKLTYFGLYALQHRGQESAGIATSNGQQLLVYKDMGLVSQVFDETALNALQGHIAIGHARYSTTGGSTWENAQPTLGPTAAGTVALGHNGNLTNSAELVDLVAERYGSQRRGELARGNTTDTALVTALLAGDPDHTLEATALEVLPRLRGAFSLVFMDEHTLYAARDPQGVRPLVLGRLERGWVVASETPALDIVGASFVREVEPGEFLAIDADGLRSTRFAPVDRAGCVFEYVYLARPDTTIAGRSVHAARVAMGRRLAVEHPVEADLVIPVPESGTPAAVGFATESGIPFGQGLTKNAYVGRTFIQPSQTLRQLGIRLKLNPLRDVIRGKRLVVVDDSIVRGNTQRALVRMLREAGAAEVHIRISSPPVKWPCFYGIDFASRAELIANGLGPEEIAASLGADSLGYISEEGMVEATEQPASQLCTACFSGRYPIELPPTDRLGKHLLEQNELPLGPPEDGLLTIVPSTGGASALEHP
- a CDS encoding histidine kinase, producing the protein MSSTTPAPQEPQPGAEPPVPSEDELLATARPARVRRAPKFSVFIGAGAIVGFVLGLVLVAVVRPPVAWVADGSGFIGFLDGEGAVRTVTAVGLAVLGGFVGGALAVLADRRSKDPYARRRR
- a CDS encoding sterol carrier family protein yields the protein MAGRRRTAPDDGRAALDVWRADPAGVPTPARRTAVRFTLEELADVAPGNAVEVRVPPDGAVQAVQGPRHTRGTPPNVVETDPQTWLALVTGALTWHEAVAAGNVRASGERADLSAWLPLQAARPRL